The DNA region CCGTTGACGCGACCCTCGACGATCTTCGGGAGGGCGGCCTCGGGCTTGCCCTCGGCGCGGGTGGTCTCCTCGGCGACGCGACGCTCGGACTCGACGACCTCGGCCGGAACGTCCTCACGGGAGAGGTACTTCGGCGCGAAGGCGGCGATGTGCTGCGCGATGCCCTTGGCGAGGTCGGCGTCGGCCTTGTCCAGCTCGACCAGGACACCGATCTGCGGGGGCAGGTCGGGCATGGTGCGGTGCATGTACGAGCCGACGTAGGCGCCGGAGAACTGCGCGAAGCGGTCCAGGACGATCTTCTCGCCCAGGTTCGCGTTGGCCTCGTCGACGTACGCCTGGACCGTCTTGCCGGCCTCGATCTCGGACGCGAGCAGCGCCTCGAGGTCGGCCGGGGAGGTCTTGGTGACGTGCTCGGCGATCGTGTTGGCGACAGCCTGGAACCTCTCGCCCTTGGCGACGAAGTCCGTCTCGCACTTCAGCTCGACCAGGACGCCCGAGGTGTTGTCGTCGGCGATGATGGAAACCACGGCGCCGTTCTCGGCGGAGCGGCCCTCGCGCTTGGCGACGCCCTTCTGGCCCTTGATGCGCAGCGCCTCGACGGCCTTGTCGACGTTGCCGTCGGCCTCGTCCAGCGCCTTCTTGCAGTCCATCATGCCGGCGCCGGTGAGCTCGCGGAGCTTCTTGACGTCAGCGGCGGTGTAGTTCGCCATGATCTGTGAATCTCTTCTCGGAGTTCGAAGTCTCGAAGTCGGCGTCCGCCGCTGATCGGGCGGGCGTCCACCGAAGATCTACGGTCTGGGGGTGAACGGCGGGCGGCGCCCTTGGCACCGCCCGCCGTCACTCAACCGTGACGCTGGTTCGTCAGGCCTGCTCGGCGGCCTCGGCCGGCTTCTCGGCCTCGGCCTCAGCAGCGGCGGGAGCCTCGGCGACGGGAGCCTCGGCAGCGGCCGGAGCCTCCGCCTCGGCGGCCGCGGGGGCCTCCTCGGCGGCAGGGGCCTCAGCAGCAGGCGCCTCGGCGGCGGGAGCCTCGGCGGTGGCCTCGTCGGCCTTCTTCTCGCCACCCTCGAGCAGGTCGCGCTCCCACGCGGCGAGCGGCTCGCCCGCGGCCTTGTCACCCTCGGCGGCCTTGCCGGCACCGGAACGGGAGATGAGGCCCTCGGCGACGGCGTCGGCGATCACGCGGGTGAGCAGGGTGACGGAGCGGATCGCGTCGTCGTTGCCCGGGATCTTGTAGTCGACCTCGTCGGGGTCGCAGTTCGTGTCGAGGATGGCGACGACCGGAATGTTGAGCTTCCGGGCCTCACCGACCGCGATGTGCTCCTTCTTGGTGTCCACGATCCAGACGGCGCTGGGAACCTTGGACATCTCGCGGATACCACCGAGGGTCTTCTCAAGCTTGGCCTTCTCGCGCGAGAGCACGAGAAGCTCCTTCTTGGTCAGACCGGACGCGGCGACGTCCTCGAAGTCGATCTGCTCAAGCTCCTTGAGGCGCTGCAGACGCTTGTAGACGGTGGAGAAGTTGGTGAGCATGCCGCCCAGCCAGCGCTGGTTGACGTAGGGCATGCCGACGCGGGTCGCCTGCTCGGCGATCGCCTCCTGCGCCTGCTTCTTCGTGCCGACGAACATGACCGTGCCGCCGTGGGCGACGGTCTCCTTGACGAACTCGTAGGCGCGGTCGATGTACGACAGCGACTGGAGCAGGTCGATGATGTAGATGCCGTTGCGCTCCGTGAAGATGAATCGCTTCATCTTCGGGTTCCAACGACGGGTCTGGTGACCGAAGTGGACGCCGCTTTCCAGCAGCTCCCGCATCGTGACGACGGCCATGGCCGTTCTCCTTGAGTTTCTCGGTTGTGCCGCGCGTGCCGGACGGCACTCGCGCCTGACGCCCGCGATGCGCCTTGCCGCTAGGGACCGAGAGGCGCTGACACCGGCTGTTTGAGGGCCTGGTGTCGGGGCGTGCGAAGTCGACCCGGTGACCCGGATCGCCACAAGAAGTGTACGGGACCCGCGAGGTGCCGGGTGACGCCGCTGTCCACAACCGACCGGTACTCCACAGATCCTGGCCATGATCCACTTTTTTCCACCGAGCACGGGACCGTTCTCGCATGCGAGAAGACCGATCGACGCGTACGTGGCTGACGCTGCTGCTGGCCCTGATGGTGGCCGCCGTGGGCGCCGGGGGTGCCGCTCTCCCCGCGGCGACCGCCCTCGACGGCGGTCCCGGCGGTGGCCGCGGTGGCGGTCCCGGCAGCGATCCCGACGGCAGTTCGCCCCCGGCGGCTCCACCCGCCGACACACCGGTGCCCGCCATCGGCCGCGCCTGGCCGGTGGGCCTGCGTCCATCGGTGATACGCGGCTGGGAACCCCCGGCCACCACCTACGGCCGTGGCCACCGCGGCGTCGATCTCACCGCGGCCCCCGGCACCCCGGTCCGCGCGGTGGCTCCCGGCCGCGTGTCCTTCGCGGGCCGGGTCGCGGGCCGTGGAGTCGTCTCGGTGGAGCTGAACGGCACGGGAGACCCACCCCTGCGCACGACCTACGAGCCGGTGCGGGCGACGGCGAAAAGGGGCGCGGAGGTGGCGGCGGGCGAGGTGATCGGCGTAGTGGAACCGACGGGTTCCCACTGCCCGGCGTCCTGCCTGCACTGGGGACTGCGCCGGGCCGACACCTACCTGGATCCCCTGTCCCTGCTGCCGCCATGGCTGCTCGGCCGTGGTCCGTCACGGCTGCTGCCGGTCATCGGAGTGCCCGAGTCCGGGGCACGGGCCGTGCCCTAGCTCGGGTCCGGCCGACCGGACGGCGGCACCTCGTGGACCGACCGACGCGACGGGTACCACTCCGCGCCCACCGGACGGCCCGCCATGTTCCAACTCCAGGAGAGGGTCGGCGTGATGCGCACATAGAGCCCCGGGCCGACCATCCCCACACGCTCGACGGGTTCATCGGCGATGCCGTAGACCCGGACGCCTCGTGCGACGAACGGATTGAGGGACACCAGATCGTCGATGACGAGGGCCACCTCGTGGTGGCCGCCCCGGATGTTGCGGAACTTACGGGTCCCGGCGACCGACGAGCCGCTGCCGCCGACCCAGAAATGCGTGCCGTCGTATTCGAAGGCGAGCGGGACCACGTCGGGCTGCCGGCCGTCGGGAGACAGTGTCGCGACGCGCGCGAGCGGCTGTGACCGCATGTAGGCGATCTCTTCGTCGGTGAACGACATGACAACCTCCGGGCCTACGTTTCGAAAGGGGCGCAACCATCCCAGAGGGAAGTGGCCTCCACCCCCATACGAACGGCATCCCGCCAAATCGACACCGACCGACACGCCTGAGAGGCACCCCGGCCGGCAGCGGCCGGAGGGACACCGGCCGTCCGACGCGGGAGGGATCCTGACCGTCCGACGCCGGAGGACTCCCGGCCGTCCGAGGTCGGAGGGACTCAGCCCTGGACGCCCCGCAGGGCCATCGCCACCGCGGCATCGGTGATCACACCGGGATCCTCGGCCGCACCGATCTCGATCCTGCGCACGGCCGCGTCCACGATCCCCTGGAGGAGCATCGCGGCCATCCGCGGCTGTTCGTGCCCGATGTCCCGCAGCGCCTCCACGATCATCGCGACGAGTCCCCCGTGAGCCGCGCGGATCTTCTCGCGCGCACCCGCGTCGAGCTCGCTCGCGGAGATCGCCACGACGGCCCGGTGACGCCGGTCGCCGACGAGACCGAGTTGCCGGCGGACGTACGCCTCGACCTTGCCCTCGGGCGTACCGGCCAGCGCCATCGCCGCCTCGACCTCGGCCGCCCACACCGGGAAGTCGACCTCGCAGAGTTCTTCGACGACGGCCGCCCGCGACCGGAAGTACTCGTACACGGAAGACCGCGCCAGACCCGTCCGCTCGGCGAGTGCCGGGAACGTCAGCGCCTCCGTCCCGCCCTCGGACAGCAGTGACCGTGCCGCGTCCAGCAGGGCGGCTCGCTGCATCGACCGGTGCTCGGCCACGGAGGCCGCTCGAATCCTTGGCACGCTCCCACTTTACGGATGCCCCGCCCAAGACGGGAGGGTCTCGCCCCTCAGGGCTTGATCCCTGGGTCCCCGGCCGAAAGAAGTCCCACTTCAGAGGCGCTACGGCCGGCAGCATCCGGCTTCACCTCACGCGCCCCCGCAGGGCACCGCCCCGCGCCGGAGGCAGGGACGATTCAGCGAGATCAGCATTCGAGGAAACGAGATCAGCGCCCGAAACTCGCCAGCTTGGCCCGCAGCTGGAGGACGGACTTGGTGTGGATCTGGCTGACCCGGCTCTCCGTCACTCCGAGGACATTGCCGATCTCGGCGAGCGTGAGCCCTTCGTAGTAGTAGAGCGTGACGACGGTCTTCTCGCGCTCGGGCAGCGTGTTGATGGCCCGCGCCAGGAAGCGCCGCAGTTCCCGGTCCTCGGCGACCTCCACGGGATTGTCGGCCGCGGTGTCCTCAAGGGTGTCCATCAGGCTCAGCCGGTCGCCGCCCTCGCCGCCGACGTGCAGCAGCTCCTCCAGGGCCACCACGTTCGCCAGCGACAACTGGCTGAACACCGCATGCAGTTCGTCGACCGCGATGCCCATCTCGCCGGCCACCTCGCACTCCGACGGCGTACGCCGCAGCCGTGCCTCCAGCGTCGCGTAGGCCCGCTCGACATTGCGCGCCTTCTGCCGCACGGACCGCGGGATCCAGTCGAGCGCTCTCAGCTCGTCGATCATCGCGCCCCGGATCCGCGTGATCGCGTACGTCTCGAACTTGATCTCACGCTCGATGTCGAACTTCTCGATGGCGTCGATCAGCCCGAACACTCCCGACGAGACGAAGTCCGCCTGCTCCACATTGGGCGGCAGCCCCACACTCACCCGGCCCGCGACGTACTTCACCAGCGGCGAGTAGTGCAGGATCAGCTGCTCGCGCAGTCGCTCGTCGCCCGTGGTCTTGTACGACCTCCACAGCTCGTCGAGCGTCGAGGGGGCGGGCGGCCGCACGCCGCCGCGGGCAGCGGGGGTAACAGCCGCCCGGTCAGACCCGGAGGTGTGCTGGGGCATTCGTCGCCTTGTGCCGTTCTGCCGTGAACTGGGGGTGCCTGAGTGAGCTGTCGGTCTGATGTCGAGTTGCCTGTCTGAGTCGGAATCCTCGTGAGCGTAGCGTGACTGAGGAGTCGCAGTGTGCGAAGGGCGAGGGATCCACCGTGCGCAGATACGTTCCGCTGGGCGCCCCTCAGGGTCACGACCGTCGCCGTGCGTAATCATCGCTGAGCGCCAACTACGGGAATTGCCAAGGGTTTCGGGGGGTCGCCCGGACGGCCGAACACTCTCGGTCAGCATGGCCCCCGATCCTTGTCGACGGAGATAGTGGCCTGGCGTGTCAACTTCCAGCCGTCGCCGTGTCGTTCGACGAACCCAAGTGAGCGGAGTTCGTACAGTCTCGCGACCGCGTCGTCCGCCGTCGTTCCGGCGCCCCTGGCCGTGTCCTGCGGCGACGCGGTCCCGTGGGCCGGCAGCGCGGCCAGCACACGGGCGGCGGCTGGGTCCAGGAGGTCGCGCGGCAGCACCGGCCCACGCCGGTCCGGCGCCAGCTCGCCCATGTCGCCGACCAGCTCCGCCACTTCCGCGGCGTCGGTGACCAGCGCCGCCTCTCCGCGCAGCAGTTCGTGCACCCCCGCCGAGAGCGCGCTGGTGGCCGGGCCGGGCACCCCCATCGCGTACCGGCCCAACCGCTGAGCGGCTCGGGCGGTGACCAGGGCGCCGCTGCGGTACGCCGCCTCGACGACCACCGTGCCGCGGGTCAACGCCGCGATGACTCGGTTGCGCAGGATGAACCTTCTCTGCACTTCACTCTGCGGGGTGATGATCGGGCAGCTAGGGCTGTTCTGGTCGAGGTCGCGGCAGCCCGATATCGACTGGCGCTCGGCGTGTGAGCCGTGCCGCGTCCGCTTGCTTGGTGCGAAGGAAGGTCAGGGTCATGTCGATGCCTTCGATCTCTCCGAGCCAGTCCTCTTGTTCCGCGCGCTTGCGTCGCAGGAGGAGGTCCTTCTCCAACTCGGCCAGCCTGGGCAGCATCTTGGGATTGACCTGGAGCATCGGGCATCGGATGCAAGCGTGCTCATGCTGGCAGGGCGATCCGTAGGGACGAGCGCAGTTCCCCAACTCGACCTTCCGCTTGTCGAAGTGCTCTTCAAATTCAGTCCACTCGTCGGCGGTGACGTCTGCGTACTCGGTCTCGGGCCGCAGAGATCGGCGGTGGTTGAGGAACTTCTGGTAGTGGCTGACGATGTCCTCGGCGAAGACCGCGACGTAACCCTGTGTGGTTTGCAGATTCAGGTGGCCAAGTAGAGCGGCTCCGATGTGGATGGGCAGGCCGCCATTGACGATGTCGGTGGCGAACAGCCGGCGGAAGTCGTGCGGGGTGAACTTCGCGGCGAAGGTCTTGCTGGTCTTGGCGATCTCCTCGCAGGTGCGGCCGAGCATGTTGAGGACAGTGGTGGGTGACATGACGCCGCGACTGGTCCCGATCTGCCGTTGAAAGAGGAACGGCATGGGCTCTGACCAGGTCTTTTCGTGTCCGTCGTAGCGGGTGAGCAAGGGAACCGTGCGGCTGTTGCGGGTGTGGCGGCGCACGACCTGGGCGACCGTGTGGAACAGCTCGGCGGACATCGGGATGACCCGCTCACGTTCACTCTTGGATGGAGCGATCACCAAGAGGGCGATCACCTCGCCGTTCGGCCGCTGGTATTGCCGGATGCTGAGGTGGGTGAGTTCAACGAGCTCCTCGACCCGGATGCCACTGTGCCGCAAGATCTCGACTGCGGCCCACTCCCAGAAGGCAGAGTCCTCGGCCATGGTCACGTTGATCATGTCGCCGGAGGGGGCGAAGACCCGGAGGGGCAGCTCGATACCAAGGTTCAGCAGGCGCCGGTCCTGACGGGAGTCGGTGCGACGGTAGTGGAGTCCGTTGAGGGTGAACTCGCCGCCGAGCGGAACGTCGGCCCCGGCTTCCAGTAGGGATGCCAGGTGCTCGTGCCGTGCCTCGACGTGCTGGACGAGGATCGGCAGAAGGGGCTGGCGGACCCGGGTCCGTTCGGCCATGCGCCGGTTGATCTCGCGGCGGCGTTTGCCGAAGCCCTTGAGGTCCTTGGGCTGGATGGGGCAGGGGGCCACCCATTGCGCCCATCGTTCCGGTTCCTCGATGGCCCAGCTGTGCAGGTCGACGTAGAAGCCGCGGATCGCCAAGAGGATGGAAGCGACGTCCTTGCGGACCCTGTTCTTCTCCTTCCCCCAGAACTGGAGGTCGGCTCGCCACTGGTCGTAGAGATCCGTGCTGAGTACGAGGTCCTGCTGATCGGGGTTGAGTTCTTCGATCTTGGCCCAGAAATGGCTGGCCAGATGGCGGGCGAGGCCTTCGGTGGTGATGTAGTCGGTGTCAGCCCGTCGCCGGACGAGATAGTCGATCAGTAGCTGGCGGATGCCCTGGTGCTTGATCCCGTAGCGGTCGACCATCTCCTCGATCGTGTACTGACCGTTGTAGATGAACGTCCGCAAGGTCGGCGGTGTCCCGTCGGGAAAGTGCCCCATCGCGTGCAGGACTTCCCAAGCTCCGCGAGCCGCGAAGCGGGTCTCCTTGTTGTGGGTGCTGGCGCCGTGCGTGAGTCTCAGGCGGCGGCACTCGAGCGAGTAGTGCAGCAGTGCGGCCGGCGTCAGGTGTTCCAGGTCGATGCCCTGAACGGTCAACGCGCAGGTCAGATCGAACCTCGCGCGGAGCCGATGGTTGTTGTTGAAGTGCTCGGTCGCGTCGACCGCGGCGAAGAAGGCGTCCAGATGAGGGTCATTCTGGAGCTTGCGGAAGGGCTCGGCGAAGTCTAGAAACTTGTTGGCCCGAAACCCGGATAACGAGGGCTGGATCAGCCGGGTGCCGAAGGCCCACTTCGCCGCGGAGATGAGGTCGGAGCCGTCGAAGCGGCTCTCCGGTCGGCCAAGGATGTTGACCGACTGCGCGTTCTCCTCGTTGAACCCGCTTGCCTCCCACC from Streptomyces sp. NBC_00258 includes:
- the rpsB gene encoding 30S ribosomal protein S2, with amino-acid sequence MAVVTMRELLESGVHFGHQTRRWNPKMKRFIFTERNGIYIIDLLQSLSYIDRAYEFVKETVAHGGTVMFVGTKKQAQEAIAEQATRVGMPYVNQRWLGGMLTNFSTVYKRLQRLKELEQIDFEDVAASGLTKKELLVLSREKAKLEKTLGGIREMSKVPSAVWIVDTKKEHIAVGEARKLNIPVVAILDTNCDPDEVDYKIPGNDDAIRSVTLLTRVIADAVAEGLISRSGAGKAAEGDKAAGEPLAAWERDLLEGGEKKADEATAEAPAAEAPAAEAPAAEEAPAAAEAEAPAAAEAPVAEAPAAAEAEAEKPAEAAEQA
- a CDS encoding PPOX class F420-dependent oxidoreductase, with the translated sequence MSFTDEEIAYMRSQPLARVATLSPDGRQPDVVPLAFEYDGTHFWVGGSGSSVAGTRKFRNIRGGHHEVALVIDDLVSLNPFVARGVRVYGIADEPVERVGMVGPGLYVRITPTLSWSWNMAGRPVGAEWYPSRRSVHEVPPSGRPDPS
- a CDS encoding TetR/AcrR family transcriptional regulator — protein: MAEHRSMQRAALLDAARSLLSEGGTEALTFPALAERTGLARSSVYEYFRSRAAVVEELCEVDFPVWAAEVEAAMALAGTPEGKVEAYVRRQLGLVGDRRHRAVVAISASELDAGAREKIRAAHGGLVAMIVEALRDIGHEQPRMAAMLLQGIVDAAVRRIEIGAAEDPGVITDAAVAMALRGVQG
- a CDS encoding murein hydrolase activator EnvC family protein, whose product is MREDRSTRTWLTLLLALMVAAVGAGGAALPAATALDGGPGGGRGGGPGSDPDGSSPPAAPPADTPVPAIGRAWPVGLRPSVIRGWEPPATTYGRGHRGVDLTAAPGTPVRAVAPGRVSFAGRVAGRGVVSVELNGTGDPPLRTTYEPVRATAKRGAEVAAGEVIGVVEPTGSHCPASCLHWGLRRADTYLDPLSLLPPWLLGRGPSRLLPVIGVPESGARAVP
- a CDS encoding tyrosine-type recombinase/integrase; the encoded protein is MPSQELTFGSYTVRNRRTNYRDRDAELPEPRGTRFSSAQVKAAPAPRPENPPAPFGDLSRSSIEDLCYLATSTLKGRTSSLAEKRRRGLRLLLGHLETLPGETWQERWEASGFNEENAQSVNILGRPESRFDGSDLISAAKWAFGTRLIQPSLSGFRANKFLDFAEPFRKLQNDPHLDAFFAAVDATEHFNNNHRLRARFDLTCALTVQGIDLEHLTPAALLHYSLECRRLRLTHGASTHNKETRFAARGAWEVLHAMGHFPDGTPPTLRTFIYNGQYTIEEMVDRYGIKHQGIRQLLIDYLVRRRADTDYITTEGLARHLASHFWAKIEELNPDQQDLVLSTDLYDQWRADLQFWGKEKNRVRKDVASILLAIRGFYVDLHSWAIEEPERWAQWVAPCPIQPKDLKGFGKRRREINRRMAERTRVRQPLLPILVQHVEARHEHLASLLEAGADVPLGGEFTLNGLHYRRTDSRQDRRLLNLGIELPLRVFAPSGDMINVTMAEDSAFWEWAAVEILRHSGIRVEELVELTHLSIRQYQRPNGEVIALLVIAPSKSERERVIPMSAELFHTVAQVVRRHTRNSRTVPLLTRYDGHEKTWSEPMPFLFQRQIGTSRGVMSPTTVLNMLGRTCEEIAKTSKTFAAKFTPHDFRRLFATDIVNGGLPIHIGAALLGHLNLQTTQGYVAVFAEDIVSHYQKFLNHRRSLRPETEYADVTADEWTEFEEHFDKRKVELGNCARPYGSPCQHEHACIRCPMLQVNPKMLPRLAELEKDLLLRRKRAEQEDWLGEIEGIDMTLTFLRTKQADAARLTRRAPVDIGLPRPRPEQP
- the tsf gene encoding translation elongation factor Ts; translated protein: MANYTAADVKKLRELTGAGMMDCKKALDEADGNVDKAVEALRIKGQKGVAKREGRSAENGAVVSIIADDNTSGVLVELKCETDFVAKGERFQAVANTIAEHVTKTSPADLEALLASEIEAGKTVQAYVDEANANLGEKIVLDRFAQFSGAYVGSYMHRTMPDLPPQIGVLVELDKADADLAKGIAQHIAAFAPKYLSREDVPAEVVESERRVAEETTRAEGKPEAALPKIVEGRVNGFFKEATLLGQPYALDQKKSVQKILDEAGVTLKRFVRIKVGI
- the whiG gene encoding RNA polymerase sigma factor WhiG; translated protein: MPQHTSGSDRAAVTPAARGGVRPPAPSTLDELWRSYKTTGDERLREQLILHYSPLVKYVAGRVSVGLPPNVEQADFVSSGVFGLIDAIEKFDIEREIKFETYAITRIRGAMIDELRALDWIPRSVRQKARNVERAYATLEARLRRTPSECEVAGEMGIAVDELHAVFSQLSLANVVALEELLHVGGEGGDRLSLMDTLEDTAADNPVEVAEDRELRRFLARAINTLPEREKTVVTLYYYEGLTLAEIGNVLGVTESRVSQIHTKSVLQLRAKLASFGR